Below is a genomic region from Halostella litorea.
GCCGCGCCGAGGTCGGCGTGGAGCCGGAACTGGCCCACCTGCTCCATGTGGGTGTGGGCGTCGACGAAGCCGGGGAGGACGACCGCGCCGCCGAGGTCCCGGACGGTCGTGTCGACCCCCGCCAGGAAGTCGACCTCGTAGGCGTCGCCGACGCGGACGACCGCGCCGTCGCGGACGGCGACGGCCTCGTGGACCTGGTCGTCCCCGTCGTCCACCGAGTCGGCCGGCCCGGCGAGCGTGTGTACCTCCGCGTTCGTCAGGATCAGGTCGGCAGCCTCAGTCATGTCCCGGACGGGGTGGGGGAGCGGCAAAACGGTTTGGGAAGCGGGCGGGCCGACGAGCGCGGACGGCCGCTACGCGACCCGCATCTGCCGGTAGAACGCCAGCGTCGAGGCCGCGGTCAGGGCGGCGAGGTAGGCGAGGCCCCCGGCGAGCTGTCCGAGGTCGACGCCGCCGCCGAAGCCCGCGTTCATCGCCAGCGCCAGCGGGAAGTGGCCCGGCAGGGCGGTCGCCAGATCGGGCCGGCTCGTCGCCAGCGGGTTCTGGAAGACGAACAGGTCGATCATCGACCCGAAGAGGATGAGGTAGACGCCGGGGAGCTCGTCGAGCAGGACGCCGGCGAGCACGCCGACCATCCCGTACAGCAGGGCGGTCAGGGCGGTGCCGAGGAGGAACCACCCGAGCGATTCCGGCTCGAACGCCGTCAGCATCACCCCGACGGAGACGGCGCTCGCGACGGCTGATACGACGACCAGCAGGCCGAGCCGCGAGAGGACGACCTGCCGGGGGCGGTAGCCGGCGACGACCAGCCGGCCGTCGGCGTCGGCCGCCGAGTGCATCAGGAACAGCCCGGCGACGCCCGCGAGCAGCGCGGCGGTCATCGGCGTCGTGAACGCCGGGAACGCCTCCGGGAGCGTCGTCCGGACGGTGTCGCCGCCGACGAGGTGGAGCACCGCCCGGCCGTCGGGCGCGACGAGCGTGAACAGACCGATGACGTACGCCGGCGCGACCACGAGCAGGGCGACAAGCACCGGCGTCCGCCGGAACTCGCGGGCGCCGAGC
It encodes:
- a CDS encoding ABC transporter permease, producing MTRVGTALRLGAREFRRTPVLVALLVVAPAYVIGLFTLVAPDGRAVLHLVGGDTVRTTLPEAFPAFTTPMTAALLAGVAGLFLMHSAADADGRLVVAGYRPRQVVLSRLGLLVVVSAVASAVSVGVMLTAFEPESLGWFLLGTALTALLYGMVGVLAGVLLDELPGVYLILFGSMIDLFVFQNPLATSRPDLATALPGHFPLALAMNAGFGGGVDLGQLAGGLAYLAALTAASTLAFYRQMRVA